A window of Planctomycetota bacterium contains these coding sequences:
- a CDS encoding aquaporin family protein has translation MSAVNTDITTPMSRRSGEVLHWRQYLMEAALLGAFMISACVFAIALEHPASPIRRTIESAFLRRAIMGLAMGATAIALIYSRWGRRSGAHMNPAVTLSFLRLGRIGRGDAAGYILAQFVGAIVGVALISSLMRSAVSDPAVNFVATHPGVAGAVAAWFAECAIAALLMTTVLCINRHPALAPYTGWFAGLLVALYITFEAPISGMSMNPARSLGSAFVASDWPGLWIYFTAPPLGMLGAVEFIARLTRQPDTLCCKLSHSHKVPCIFRCNCVAYAPATRST, from the coding sequence ATGAGCGCCGTCAATACCGACATCACGACGCCGATGAGCCGCCGCAGCGGCGAGGTCCTGCACTGGCGGCAGTACCTGATGGAAGCGGCCCTACTGGGCGCTTTCATGATCAGCGCCTGTGTCTTTGCAATCGCATTGGAGCATCCCGCTTCGCCGATTCGCCGCACCATTGAGTCGGCGTTTTTGCGGCGAGCGATCATGGGTCTGGCCATGGGCGCGACGGCCATCGCGTTGATCTATTCGCGCTGGGGTCGTCGCAGCGGAGCGCACATGAATCCCGCCGTCACGCTCAGCTTTCTTCGCCTCGGCCGCATCGGCCGGGGAGACGCGGCAGGCTATATTCTCGCCCAATTCGTCGGCGCGATCGTTGGCGTGGCGTTGATCAGCAGCTTGATGCGATCCGCCGTCAGCGATCCGGCCGTCAACTTTGTGGCGACGCATCCTGGAGTTGCCGGCGCGGTCGCCGCATGGTTCGCCGAATGCGCGATCGCCGCACTTCTGATGACCACGGTCCTCTGCATCAACCGCCATCCCGCCCTCGCGCCATACACCGGCTGGTTCGCCGGCCTGCTCGTCGCGCTCTACATCACGTTCGAAGCGCCCATCTCCGGCATGAGCATGAATCCTGCACGTTCGCTCGGCTCCGCCTTCGTTGCCAGCGATTGGCCGGGGCTTTGGATCTACTTCACAGCCCCGCCGCTGGGCATGCTTGGAGCCGTCGAGTTTATCGCCCGGCTCACTCGTCAGCCCGACACCCTCTGCTGCAAGCTCAGCCATTCACACAAAGTCCCGTGCATCTTCCGTTGCAACTGCGTCGCTTACGCGCCTGCCACGCGTTCAACCTGA
- a CDS encoding glyoxalase produces the protein MSTNCTPLRRPRRPVPIAAFVALVLMVANLRGAEPIAPIESVIRIGMTVSDMDRSVAFFRDVLNFTKVDETEVAGKTYEQITGVFGLRARVAVLALGVERLELTEYLTSGGRPLPPDSHSNDRWFQHIAIVTTDMDKAYARLRAHHVRHASTGPQRLPDWNVNAAGIRAFYFHDPDGHVLEVIWFPRGKGDPRWQSATDLFAGIDHTAIVVANTDKALSFYRDALGMRIVGSGENYGDEQEHLNNVQGAHLRLTTLKAPLGGPGIELLEYQAPTTGRPYPPDARADDLVHWHTTLRTADPPAALDRLRRSHFATISPAVGDGTPRAVRVADPDGHVVELIEP, from the coding sequence ATGTCGACGAACTGCACACCCCTTCGCCGCCCGCGCCGACCCGTGCCGATCGCCGCCTTCGTTGCGCTCGTGCTAATGGTGGCAAATCTGCGCGGGGCGGAACCGATCGCGCCGATTGAGTCGGTGATCCGAATCGGCATGACCGTCAGCGACATGGACCGGTCGGTGGCGTTCTTTCGTGATGTGCTGAACTTTACGAAGGTCGATGAGACCGAGGTCGCCGGCAAAACATACGAGCAGATCACCGGTGTCTTTGGCTTGCGGGCGCGCGTGGCGGTACTCGCACTGGGCGTAGAGCGCCTGGAGCTCACCGAGTATCTCACCAGCGGCGGTCGCCCCCTGCCGCCCGATTCACATAGCAATGATCGGTGGTTCCAACATATCGCCATCGTCACGACCGACATGGACAAAGCGTACGCCCGGCTGCGTGCACATCATGTGCGTCATGCCTCGACCGGCCCGCAACGCCTGCCCGATTGGAACGTCAATGCGGCCGGCATCCGTGCGTTCTACTTTCACGACCCCGATGGCCACGTCCTTGAAGTCATCTGGTTCCCGCGTGGCAAAGGCGATCCGCGCTGGCAAAGCGCGACCGACCTCTTTGCCGGTATTGACCATACCGCGATCGTCGTCGCCAATACGGACAAGGCGTTAAGTTTCTATCGTGATGCGCTGGGTATGCGTATCGTCGGCTCGGGCGAGAACTACGGCGACGAGCAGGAACACCTCAACAATGTACAGGGCGCTCATCTTCGACTGACCACGCTCAAAGCCCCCCTCGGCGGTCCCGGCATCGAACTGCTCGAATATCAGGCCCCGACGACCGGCCGGCCGTACCCCCCTGACGCCCGGGCGGATGACCTGGTGCATTGGCATACGACCCTGCGCACTGCCGATCCCCCCGCCGCGCTTGATCGTCTTCGCCGATCGCACTTTGCGACAATCTCGCCGGCAGTCGGTGATGGCACGCCACGGGCAGTTCGGGTGGCTGACCCTGATGGGCATGTCGTCGAGCTGATCGAACCTTAA
- a CDS encoding FAD-binding protein: protein MDHFDVIIIGSGAGGGTLAYKLAPTGKRILLLERGEYVKREADNWSTKAVNVDGLYHTKEKWVDRAGKDLHPHTNYYVGGNTKFYGAALFRLRERDFGELKHTTGVSPAWPVAYEEFEPYYTQAEQLYHVHGERGIDPTDPPASAPYPHAPVSHEPRIQKLHDDLVRAGRNPFHVPLGVMLDEAHPQNSPCIRCATCDGHPCLINAKADAQTCCVDPALAYPNVTLMTGAYVECLETDAAGRRVKTVHVKHQGQSLALSADVVVSACGAINSAALLLRSRSDRHPNGLANGSDVVGRHYMGHVNSVLMAISRTPNPTVFQKTLALNDYYFGDEEWPHPMGHISFVGKLDAMTLSAGAPPLVPGFTLELMAKHSLDFWLTSEDLPDPRNRVTLDSVGRIMLSYKPNNDLAHQQLTRRLKSLLNHLDCHSHLIPRNLFVGQRIPLAGVAHQCGTIRFGDDPATSALDRNCRAHEVENLYVVDGSFFCSSGAVNPALTIIANALRVGDHLIAQLTASMPAAEPVAQGV, encoded by the coding sequence ATGGACCATTTCGACGTGATTATCATCGGCTCCGGCGCCGGCGGAGGCACGCTCGCCTACAAGCTCGCGCCGACCGGCAAGCGCATCCTCTTGCTGGAGCGCGGGGAGTACGTGAAGCGCGAGGCGGACAACTGGTCCACCAAAGCCGTCAATGTCGATGGCCTCTACCACACGAAGGAGAAGTGGGTCGACCGCGCCGGCAAGGACCTGCATCCGCACACCAACTACTACGTGGGCGGCAACACGAAATTCTACGGCGCGGCCCTGTTCCGCCTGCGCGAGCGCGACTTTGGCGAACTAAAGCATACGACCGGCGTGTCGCCCGCGTGGCCTGTCGCCTACGAAGAGTTCGAGCCGTATTACACACAGGCCGAGCAGTTGTATCACGTGCACGGCGAGCGCGGTATCGACCCGACGGACCCGCCCGCCAGCGCGCCGTATCCGCACGCGCCCGTCTCGCATGAGCCGCGCATTCAGAAGCTGCACGACGACCTCGTCCGCGCCGGGAGGAATCCGTTCCATGTCCCGCTGGGCGTCATGCTCGACGAAGCGCATCCGCAAAATAGCCCCTGCATCCGTTGCGCGACGTGCGATGGCCACCCCTGCCTCATCAACGCCAAGGCCGATGCACAAACCTGCTGCGTCGATCCCGCGCTGGCGTATCCGAACGTGACCCTCATGACCGGCGCGTATGTCGAGTGCCTCGAAACCGATGCGGCCGGCCGGCGCGTCAAAACAGTACACGTGAAGCACCAGGGCCAAAGTCTCGCGCTCAGCGCGGACGTCGTCGTCTCCGCCTGCGGTGCGATCAACTCGGCGGCGCTCTTGCTGCGTTCGCGCAGCGATCGACATCCGAACGGGCTCGCCAACGGGTCCGACGTCGTCGGCCGGCACTACATGGGCCATGTCAACAGCGTGCTGATGGCCATCAGCCGCACACCCAATCCGACCGTGTTTCAGAAGACGCTGGCGCTCAACGACTACTACTTCGGCGACGAGGAATGGCCGCATCCGATGGGGCACATCTCTTTCGTGGGCAAGCTCGACGCGATGACGCTCTCCGCCGGTGCCCCGCCGCTTGTGCCCGGCTTCACGCTCGAACTCATGGCCAAACACTCGCTGGACTTCTGGCTCACCAGCGAGGACCTGCCCGATCCGCGCAACCGCGTGACGCTCGACTCGGTCGGCCGCATCATGCTCAGCTATAAGCCCAACAACGACCTCGCTCATCAGCAGCTCACGCGCCGCCTCAAGTCGCTGCTCAATCATCTGGATTGCCACAGCCATCTGATTCCGCGTAACCTTTTCGTAGGACAGCGGATTCCGCTCGCCGGCGTGGCGCATCAGTGCGGGACGATCCGTTTCGGCGATGATCCCGCCACCAGCGCGCTCGACCGCAACTGCCGAGCCCACGAGGTCGAGAATCTCTACGTCGTGGATGGTTCATTCTTCTGCTCCAGCGGCGCAGTCAATCCCGCGTTGACGATCATTGCCAACGCGCTGCGCGTCGGTGACCACCTCATCGCTCAGCTCACTGCGTCGATGCCCGCCGCCGAGCCGGTCGCACAAGGAGTCTGA
- a CDS encoding DoxX family protein → MAAWAFSLIAAAILFQTLFFKFTAAEESVYIFRTLGMEPWGRIGSGVAELIACILLMMPRTAAIGALLSLGVISGAIISHLTKLGIVVMDDGGLLFILAVVVFAASAGVLFLRRADLPLIGASLARHDAPSMH, encoded by the coding sequence ATCGCCGCCTGGGCCTTTTCGCTCATCGCCGCGGCCATCCTCTTCCAGACGCTCTTCTTCAAGTTCACCGCCGCCGAGGAATCGGTCTACATCTTCCGCACGCTGGGCATGGAGCCATGGGGCCGGATCGGCTCGGGCGTGGCGGAGTTGATCGCCTGCATACTGCTGATGATGCCACGCACCGCGGCGATCGGCGCGCTGCTTTCGCTGGGGGTCATCAGCGGCGCCATCATCAGCCATCTGACGAAGCTGGGCATCGTCGTGATGGATGACGGCGGACTGCTGTTTATCCTCGCCGTCGTCGTCTTCGCCGCCAGCGCCGGCGTGCTCTTCCTTCGTCGCGCCGACCTGCCGCTCATCGGAGCGTCGCTTGCTCGACACGATGCGCCCTCGATGCACTGA
- a CDS encoding anti-sigma factor: MITCRELIDYLGDYLDGALPAEEVSTFEEHLAVCPDCVNYVQSFRDTISLGRFVLLNHEDDVVPPSVPADLVRAIVASRRLGGRDET; encoded by the coding sequence TTGATAACCTGCCGCGAACTTATTGATTATCTGGGCGACTACCTCGACGGCGCGCTGCCGGCTGAGGAAGTTTCCACATTTGAAGAGCATCTGGCGGTGTGCCCGGATTGCGTCAACTATGTGCAGTCGTTCCGCGACACGATCTCGTTGGGTCGATTCGTTCTGCTCAATCACGAAGATGATGTCGTGCCACCCTCCGTCCCGGCCGATCTCGTCCGCGCGATTGTCGCCTCCCGCCGTCTGGGCGGGCGCGACGAAACCTGA
- a CDS encoding sigma-70 family RNA polymerase sigma factor has product MTSVTARSDEQALIARLRAGEEAAFTELVTIYGPRMLAVAMRYLKNEPDAQDALQDAFISAFRKFDTFQGGSALGTWLHSIVVRAALMRLRTYRSQETTSIDDFLPKYTTNFDHRVNPRAAWVGSADDNAQRREVRDLVRKGVEMLPEIYRVVVLLRDIEGLDTAETAKLLGLTETVIKTRLHRGRQALREILDPMLSEANRP; this is encoded by the coding sequence ATGACTTCGGTCACGGCTCGATCAGATGAACAGGCTTTGATCGCACGACTGCGCGCCGGCGAGGAAGCAGCATTCACTGAACTCGTCACCATCTATGGACCCCGCATGCTCGCCGTCGCGATGCGCTATCTCAAGAATGAGCCCGACGCCCAGGACGCACTCCAAGACGCATTCATCTCCGCATTCCGAAAGTTCGACACTTTCCAGGGCGGATCAGCCCTGGGCACATGGCTGCATTCCATCGTCGTCCGCGCGGCGCTCATGCGTCTGCGGACCTACCGCAGTCAGGAAACGACCTCGATCGATGATTTCCTGCCTAAATACACGACGAATTTCGACCACCGCGTCAATCCACGCGCCGCGTGGGTGGGCTCGGCCGATGACAATGCGCAGCGGCGCGAGGTCCGCGACCTGGTGCGTAAAGGCGTGGAAATGCTGCCGGAAATTTACCGCGTCGTCGTCCTTCTGCGGGATATCGAAGGGCTCGACACGGCCGAGACCGCTAAACTACTGGGTCTCACCGAGACCGTGATCAAGACACGACTGCACCGCGGGCGACAGGCGCTGCGCGAAATTCTCGATCCGATGTTGAGCGAGGCGAATCGACCTTGA